A single window of Microbispora hainanensis DNA harbors:
- a CDS encoding bifunctional metallophosphatase/5'-nucleotidase produces the protein MSSAIRLTAGATIVALGLLLPGTPATAAPSHTVKITVMASSDIHGNALNWDYYKNAEYDDSAHNDVGLAKISTMVSKIRADRGADHTLLFDSGDILQGTPLDYYYAKVEPITSTHATHPMAKAMNAIGYDAVTLGNHEFNYGLPLLGAWVEQMKAPVLGANAVSATTGQPAYEPYIIKTMKVKGEKPIKVGVLGLTNPGVAIWDKANVDGKLKFLDLVATAKKWVPVIRDHGADVVLVTAHSGDDGMSSYGSELPVENAAALVAEQVPGIDAVLFGHAHNEVPQRFVTNKVTGQQVLLTEPSKWGQRLSVVDFTLDKQRGKWTVTGKSSTTLNTNTVAEDPKIVALMKEAHDKTVGYVNKVIAQSSQELSAAESPYKDTPILDYIQKVQTDLVSKAIAGTADASLPVLSIAAPFSRTAVFPAGPVSVRDMAGLYVYDNTLLGIKLTGAQIKDFLEYSAKYFAQVAPGAPIDLGTLTNAGGTPDYNYDQLSGVTYDIDISKPVGQRIVNLAYQGQPVTADQQFVVAINNYRQSGGGGFPHVSTAPVVYNAQVEIRQALIEYAAATGTIDPASFAEPNWKLVRDGVPVFSE, from the coding sequence ATGAGTTCAGCGATCAGGTTGACCGCCGGCGCCACGATCGTGGCCCTCGGTCTCCTCCTGCCCGGCACCCCCGCCACAGCGGCCCCGAGCCACACGGTCAAGATCACCGTCATGGCCAGCTCCGACATCCACGGAAACGCGCTCAACTGGGACTACTACAAGAACGCGGAGTACGACGACAGCGCGCACAACGACGTCGGCCTCGCGAAGATCTCGACGATGGTGTCGAAGATCAGGGCCGACCGCGGCGCCGACCACACCCTGCTGTTCGACTCCGGCGACATCCTCCAGGGCACGCCGCTGGACTACTACTACGCGAAGGTCGAGCCGATCACCTCGACCCACGCGACCCACCCCATGGCCAAGGCCATGAACGCCATCGGGTACGACGCCGTGACCCTGGGCAACCACGAGTTCAACTACGGCCTGCCGCTGCTCGGCGCCTGGGTCGAGCAGATGAAGGCGCCCGTCCTCGGCGCGAACGCCGTCTCGGCCACGACCGGCCAGCCGGCCTACGAGCCGTACATCATCAAGACCATGAAGGTGAAGGGCGAAAAGCCGATCAAGGTGGGCGTGCTCGGCCTCACCAACCCCGGCGTCGCGATCTGGGACAAGGCGAACGTCGACGGCAAGCTGAAGTTCCTCGACCTCGTCGCGACCGCCAAGAAGTGGGTGCCCGTCATCCGCGACCACGGCGCCGACGTCGTGCTGGTCACCGCCCACTCGGGCGACGACGGCATGTCTTCCTACGGCTCGGAGCTGCCCGTCGAGAACGCCGCCGCCCTGGTCGCCGAGCAGGTGCCGGGCATCGACGCCGTCCTGTTCGGCCACGCGCACAACGAGGTGCCCCAGCGCTTCGTCACCAACAAGGTCACCGGGCAGCAGGTGCTGCTGACCGAACCCAGCAAGTGGGGCCAGCGCCTCAGCGTCGTCGACTTCACGCTCGACAAGCAGCGCGGGAAGTGGACGGTGACCGGCAAGTCGTCCACCACGCTCAACACCAACACCGTGGCCGAGGACCCGAAGATCGTCGCCCTCATGAAGGAGGCGCACGACAAGACCGTCGGCTACGTCAACAAGGTCATCGCCCAGTCGTCCCAGGAGCTGTCGGCCGCCGAGTCGCCGTACAAGGACACGCCGATCCTCGACTACATCCAGAAGGTCCAGACCGACCTCGTCAGCAAGGCCATCGCCGGCACCGCCGACGCCTCGCTGCCCGTGCTGTCGATCGCCGCGCCGTTCAGCCGCACCGCCGTGTTCCCGGCCGGGCCGGTCAGCGTCCGCGACATGGCCGGGCTGTACGTCTACGACAACACGCTGCTCGGCATCAAGCTGACCGGTGCCCAGATCAAGGACTTCCTGGAGTATTCGGCGAAGTACTTCGCCCAGGTCGCCCCGGGCGCGCCGATCGACCTCGGCACGCTCACCAACGCCGGCGGCACGCCCGACTACAACTACGACCAGCTCTCCGGCGTGACGTACGACATCGACATCTCCAAGCCGGTCGGCCAGCGCATCGTCAACCTGGCGTACCAGGGCCAGCCCGTCACCGCCGACCAGCAGTTCGTGGTGGCCATCAACAACTACCGCCAGTCGGGCGGCGGCGGCTTCCCGCACGTCTCGACCGCCCCGGTGGTCTACAACGCCCAGGTGGAGATCCGCCAGGCGCTGATCGAGTACGCCGCCGCGACCGGCACCATCGACCCGGCCTCGTTCGCCGAGCCGAACTGGAAGCTCGTCCGCGACGGGGTTCCCGTCTTCTCC